The genomic interval TTAAAACATTTGCGATATCTTTTATAGTACTTTTCTTTTTTTTTGTCAATTTTTATATATATTTGCTTAAACGTTTAAGCAAATATAGTTCGTTTAACTTTTATAATCAAAACAAATAGATATTTATAGGTTTTGATTTTATTTTTAGAATCTGCTTAAACGTTTAACTAAAAAATAAAAAACAATTAAATACTAATTAAAATGGGTAAAGTAGTAACGTTTGGAGAAATCATGTTAAGATTAGCTCCTCAAGGATTTTTAAGATTTTCACAAGCAAATAGTTTTGATGTTGTTTACGGTGGTGGAGAATCTAATGTAGCAGTTTCATTAGCAAATTATGGTGTTGATGTAGATTTTGTAACACGTTTACCAAAAAATGATATTGGTGCATGTGCAATGATGGAAATGCGTAAAAGAGGCGTTGGAGTTGATAAAATTGTTTATGGTGGAGACAGATTAGGAATTTATTTCTTAGAAACTGGAGCTGTAAGTAGAGGTTCTAAAGTTGTTTATGATAGAGCGCATTCTGCAATTGCAGAAATAGAATCAGGAATGATTGATTGGGATGCTGTTTTTGATGGTGTTGAGTGGTTTCACTGGACAGGTATTACACCAGCAATTTCTCAAGGAGCAGCAGATGTTTGTTTAGAAGCGGTTAAAGCGGCGAGTGCAAAAGGAATTACTATTTCTACTGATTTAAATTATAGAGCTAAACTTTGGAATTTTTGTGATGAAGCACATAGAGAAAAAATAATGACTGAAATAACATCGTATTGTGATATCATTTTAGGAAACGAAGAAGATGCAGAGAAGCATTTCGGAATTCATCCTGAAGGATTAGATGTTCATAAGCACGGACATGATGTAAAAGCAGAAGCTTTTTTATCAGTATGTAAGCAAATGATGGAAAAATTTCCAAGAGCTAAAAAAGTAATTACAACGTTAAGAGGATCAATTTCTGCATCTCATAATACATGGGCTGGAGTTTTATATGATGGTACAAAAATGTACGAAACTCGTCAATACCAAATTACAGATATCGTAGATAGAGTAGGTGGTGGAGATTCATTTATGGGAGGATTAATCTACGGATTATTAAAATACCCAGAAGATGACCAAAATGCATTAGATTTTGCTGTTGCAGCTTCTTGTTTAAAACACACAATTAAAGGTGATGCTAATTTATCTACAGTTGCAGAAGTAGAAAAATTAATGGGTGGTGATGCTTCTGGTAGAGTAGCGAGATAATATTAAGCTAATTGTAAATGTTAAATTGTTTAATCAGTAAGATTAGAAAGAACATTTACACAGTTAAACATTTACACAATTAAATATTAAAGAAAATGGCACAATATACAAGAATAGAAGTCGCTAATGTTATGAAAGAAACAGGGTTAGTTCCGTTGTTTTTTAATAGCGATGTTGAATTAGGAAAACAAGTTTTAAAAGCTTGTTACGATGGTGGCGCAAGATTATTAGAATTTACAGCTCGTGGAGATTTTGCTCACGAAGTTTTTGGTGAATTAACCAAATATGCAATAGCAGAATTACCTGGAATGATTATGGGGGTTGGTTCTGTAACAGATGCAGGAGCTGCTTCATTATACATGCAATTAGGAGCAAATTTTATTGTAACTCCAGTATTAAGAGAAGATATTGCAATAGTTTGTAATAGAAGAAAAGTTCTATGGTCTCCTGGCTGTGGATCTTTAACTGAAATTACAAGAGCTGAAGAATTGGGGTGTGAAATCGTGAAATTATTCCCTGGTGGAATTTACGGACCTAATTTTGTAAAAGGAATTAAAGGACCACAACAATGGACATCAATTATGCCAACTGGTGGAGTTTCTCCAACAGAAGAAAATTTAAAAGGTTGGTTTGATGCAGGTGTTACTTGTGTTGGTATGGGATCTAAATTAATTTCTAAAGAAATTTTAGCAAATAAAGATTTTAAAACGCTGGAGCAAACTGTAAAGAACGCTTTAGATATTATTAAATCTGTAAGAAAGTAGTACAATTATTTGAATATATTTAACCCTTCAATATATTTTTATTGAAGGGTTTCTTTTTTTATATGGAAAAAAATAAAGCAATTTTATACATGATTTTTAGCGTGATCGCTTTTGGAATCATGAACGCAGTTGTAAAATACTTAACGGTATTTAATGTCTATCAAATAGTTTTTTTTAGATCTATTGGAACGTTGTTATTTACTATTCCGTTGATTATAAAATATAAAATTCCAATATTAGGAAACAATAAAAAGCTATTGTTTCTAAGAGCGTTTTTGGGAGTTATTTCCATAACATGTTTTTTTCAGTCTTTAAATTATCTAGATG from Lutibacter sp. Hel_I_33_5 carries:
- a CDS encoding sugar kinase, whose translation is MGKVVTFGEIMLRLAPQGFLRFSQANSFDVVYGGGESNVAVSLANYGVDVDFVTRLPKNDIGACAMMEMRKRGVGVDKIVYGGDRLGIYFLETGAVSRGSKVVYDRAHSAIAEIESGMIDWDAVFDGVEWFHWTGITPAISQGAADVCLEAVKAASAKGITISTDLNYRAKLWNFCDEAHREKIMTEITSYCDIILGNEEDAEKHFGIHPEGLDVHKHGHDVKAEAFLSVCKQMMEKFPRAKKVITTLRGSISASHNTWAGVLYDGTKMYETRQYQITDIVDRVGGGDSFMGGLIYGLLKYPEDDQNALDFAVAASCLKHTIKGDANLSTVAEVEKLMGGDASGRVAR
- a CDS encoding bifunctional 4-hydroxy-2-oxoglutarate aldolase/2-dehydro-3-deoxy-phosphogluconate aldolase → MAQYTRIEVANVMKETGLVPLFFNSDVELGKQVLKACYDGGARLLEFTARGDFAHEVFGELTKYAIAELPGMIMGVGSVTDAGAASLYMQLGANFIVTPVLREDIAIVCNRRKVLWSPGCGSLTEITRAEELGCEIVKLFPGGIYGPNFVKGIKGPQQWTSIMPTGGVSPTEENLKGWFDAGVTCVGMGSKLISKEILANKDFKTLEQTVKNALDIIKSVRK